In a genomic window of Pseudoglutamicibacter albus:
- a CDS encoding energy-coupling factor transporter transmembrane component T family protein: MNSSYSLIQTGAAPHNPGVLERLPAGFKFAALFVLSIVTYLIPWMSVQLGLLIAAFVIALLPRVPFMRLVKSVLFSVMIVGLVVAIMAWQQDLARGIHFGMRLLTLVLLAFAVTASTTFPQMLRVFEKIVSPLRWVGVNTENISMAMALTIRFVPHLMGMYQEIREAQIARGMERNAVALIVPLIFRTLKTSEQVAQALDARSFNTQERGNRKR; encoded by the coding sequence GTGAACAGTTCCTATTCCTTGATCCAGACGGGCGCGGCACCGCACAACCCCGGAGTGCTGGAGCGGCTCCCGGCCGGCTTCAAATTCGCGGCACTGTTCGTTTTGAGCATCGTGACCTACCTGATCCCGTGGATGAGCGTGCAACTGGGCCTGTTGATCGCAGCGTTTGTGATCGCGTTGCTTCCGCGGGTCCCGTTCATGCGGCTCGTGAAGTCGGTGCTGTTTTCGGTGATGATCGTGGGGCTTGTGGTGGCGATCATGGCGTGGCAGCAGGACCTCGCGCGCGGCATCCACTTTGGTATGCGGCTGTTGACGTTGGTTTTGCTTGCGTTCGCGGTGACCGCATCGACCACGTTCCCGCAGATGCTGCGGGTCTTCGAGAAGATCGTGTCCCCGCTGCGGTGGGTTGGGGTCAACACGGAGAACATTTCGATGGCGATGGCGTTGACCATCCGCTTTGTCCCACACCTGATGGGGATGTATCAGGAGATTCGCGAAGCGCAGATCGCTCGCGGCATGGAGCGGAACGCGGTCGCGCTGATTGTTCCGTTGATTTTCCGCACGTTGAAAACGTCTGAACAGGTGGCTCAAGCCCTTGATGCCCGCTCGTTCAACACCCAAGAGAGAGGAAACCGTAAACGATGA
- a CDS encoding DUF2891 family protein, with protein MPEFALPNYAEPFAQVVIDNLTTEFPYAAHHVQRDSADLLQPRQMHPAFANSFDWHSSVHMHWLGAQLIEHVEAETSGRIVDVLQQHLSADNMRAEAEYVAANPSWERPYGWAWAAQLVDALHDSRVPEVNALAEGARPLLDAVMDAVRAWLPAMPEPVRHGVHSNTAFGLRRFLLVARRRGYADVADLIVEHARRFYSADTRWPFSFERSGHDFLSAGMCEADLMCEVLAAEAGAAPSAESAAELTDWLPGFMAELAEDARSLDAGSLEAGKGELPRVLQAVAPIDASDGHQSHLDGLGLTFAASGLRVARALDALDAEPELADTLRTAAPRLMRNGLAAATTDEFMASHWLATFGWEALAELVSE; from the coding sequence ATGCCTGAATTCGCGTTGCCAAACTATGCCGAACCGTTCGCCCAGGTTGTGATCGATAACCTCACAACCGAGTTCCCCTACGCCGCGCATCACGTGCAACGCGACTCAGCGGACCTGTTGCAGCCCCGGCAGATGCATCCCGCGTTCGCGAACTCGTTCGACTGGCATTCAAGCGTGCACATGCACTGGCTTGGCGCGCAGCTCATCGAGCATGTGGAGGCGGAGACCTCCGGCCGCATCGTGGATGTGCTGCAACAGCATCTCAGCGCCGACAACATGCGCGCTGAGGCCGAATATGTGGCCGCGAACCCCTCGTGGGAGCGCCCTTACGGGTGGGCGTGGGCCGCGCAACTGGTCGATGCGCTCCATGACAGTCGCGTGCCGGAGGTCAACGCGCTCGCCGAGGGCGCCCGGCCGCTACTGGATGCGGTCATGGACGCGGTGCGGGCGTGGTTGCCGGCGATGCCGGAGCCGGTCCGCCACGGCGTGCACTCGAATACGGCGTTCGGTTTGCGGCGGTTCCTGTTGGTTGCCCGGAGGCGCGGCTATGCGGATGTCGCGGACCTGATTGTCGAGCATGCTCGGCGTTTCTACAGCGCAGATACCCGGTGGCCGTTCTCTTTCGAACGTTCTGGGCACGACTTCCTCTCGGCCGGGATGTGCGAAGCCGACCTCATGTGCGAGGTACTGGCAGCAGAGGCTGGTGCGGCACCTTCGGCAGAGTCCGCCGCGGAACTGACGGACTGGTTGCCTGGGTTCATGGCGGAGCTTGCTGAGGACGCCCGCTCGCTTGATGCCGGCTCGCTTGAAGCCGGTAAGGGTGAGCTGCCGCGGGTTCTGCAGGCGGTCGCGCCGATCGATGCGAGCGACGGCCACCAGTCCCACCTGGACGGGCTAGGGCTCACGTTCGCCGCATCGGGCCTGCGTGTGGCGCGGGCGCTGGATGCCCTCGATGCCGAACCCGAGCTAGCGGACACGTTGCGTACCGCCGCCCCGCGGCTCATGCGCAACGGCCTGGCCGCGGCAACCACGGACGAGTTCATGGCCTCCCACTGGCTCGCAACCTTCGGGTGGGAGGCGCTCGCCGAACTAGTCAGCGAGTAG
- a CDS encoding energy-coupling factor ABC transporter ATP-binding protein, whose product MNNPPSSEPSPSDLPASDLSASVPAQRSLADSTADNRIEMERVSVEYDDRRVLDDISLTLDEQRIAIIGLNGSGKSTLVRLINGLVMPTYGRVTVGGACTMKETKRVRRKVGFVFQNPANQIIMPTVGEDMLFGLKNIGIPRGERVERARETLEQLGMGEFYERETHALSGGEQQMIALASVLTMRPETIILDEPTTMLDLLNRHRMRSVIAGLSQRSIVVTHDLELAADAQRVLVVHEGRIVEDGTPADSIAAYRRMCEL is encoded by the coding sequence GTGAACAACCCACCAAGCAGCGAGCCATCGCCGAGCGATCTGCCAGCGAGTGATCTGTCAGCGAGCGTTCCCGCACAGCGCAGCCTCGCGGACAGCACAGCCGACAACCGCATCGAGATGGAGCGCGTCTCTGTCGAATACGATGACCGGCGGGTCCTTGACGATATTTCGCTCACCTTGGATGAGCAGCGGATCGCGATCATCGGGCTCAACGGCTCCGGTAAATCCACGCTCGTGCGCCTCATCAACGGCCTCGTGATGCCCACCTACGGCCGCGTCACGGTGGGTGGGGCGTGCACGATGAAAGAAACCAAGAGGGTACGCCGCAAAGTCGGTTTCGTGTTCCAGAATCCCGCGAACCAGATCATCATGCCCACCGTGGGCGAAGACATGCTGTTCGGGTTGAAGAACATCGGAATCCCTCGGGGTGAGCGCGTTGAGAGAGCCCGCGAGACTCTGGAACAGCTGGGGATGGGGGAGTTCTACGAGCGTGAAACGCATGCGCTCTCTGGCGGCGAGCAGCAGATGATCGCGTTGGCTTCCGTGCTGACCATGCGCCCCGAAACCATCATTTTGGATGAACCGACCACGATGCTGGACCTACTGAACCGACACCGGATGCGTTCGGTGATCGCGGGCCTTAGCCAGCGCAGCATCGTGGTGACGCACGATCTGGAGCTTGCAGCGGATGCGCAACGGGTTCTGGTGGTGCATGAGGGCCGGATCGTTGAGGACGGGACGCCCGCTGACAGCATTGCGGCCTACCGCAGGATGTGTGAGCTGTGA
- a CDS encoding lamin tail domain-containing protein, producing the protein MATSHTSEAFTRKRAFARKLTAASFATALATTLTLSLSGGFSPAYATTAPEAPASESAAAESAAPETGAAEAAELAVVVNEVESNGDDTDWVEFGNPSGQAVDLTGYIFTDNEPTKAGHTYVLPEGSVVPSNGFFVLDQAQGSTPGFDFGLGKDDSVNLYAPPAEGESVEDAIAKNPVLTYSWTSHAAITYGRCPDFTGEMIDTFASTKGAANQCEEPPAEPSESADPSDPSTPAPLSPSAWPGGQTVKPLHDADEARGDWSGLFWEAAGAFGSDKPYLWVAENGNGTLLRLDGTEANRGAELQTFTLKYADGTGTPDAEAVTRAAGAPNSIFVGTERDNSNKGTSRPSVLAFTTPSIDDADGELKAAKEWNLAPDFPGLGANSGIEGLTWIPDSWLVENKIHDESTGKPYDPSAYPAHHGGVFAVGIEGTGHVYLYVLNEDGSFQRIADIETGLDVVAEVLFDAHRSQLWAICDDACEGRIAVLTPEAGADTASETDAATDTDADKKVSARSATTQSADDAAVKLAVSQVLNRPSETQNYANEGFAIADMSQCKDGALPVFYADDNNTDDVSLREGTLTTKCPTEQPPVEEAPSEDAPSEQPSEDAPSDEPSEQPSEEAPSSPAPSSPAPSTPVPDNAAVTTPGSGSTDAGANTGGGDLARTGADVASWITLAAAAMVVGGAATLALRRKHSGAAQ; encoded by the coding sequence ATGGCTACGTCTCACACCTCTGAAGCATTCACCAGAAAGCGGGCGTTCGCGCGGAAGCTGACCGCGGCATCGTTCGCAACGGCTCTGGCAACCACCCTCACGCTCTCGCTCAGCGGCGGCTTCTCCCCTGCGTACGCAACCACCGCGCCGGAAGCCCCAGCGTCGGAATCCGCGGCAGCAGAGTCTGCCGCCCCGGAAACAGGTGCGGCTGAAGCCGCTGAGCTTGCGGTGGTTGTCAATGAGGTTGAGTCCAACGGGGATGACACGGACTGGGTTGAGTTCGGCAACCCGAGCGGCCAAGCTGTGGACCTCACCGGCTACATCTTCACCGATAATGAACCCACGAAGGCCGGCCACACCTATGTTCTGCCGGAAGGCTCCGTGGTCCCAAGCAACGGATTCTTTGTGCTTGACCAAGCGCAGGGTTCCACCCCAGGGTTTGATTTCGGGCTCGGTAAAGACGATTCCGTGAACCTCTACGCCCCACCCGCTGAGGGTGAATCGGTCGAAGACGCGATCGCGAAAAACCCTGTCCTGACCTACAGCTGGACCAGCCACGCCGCGATCACCTACGGCCGCTGCCCAGACTTCACCGGCGAGATGATCGACACCTTCGCATCCACCAAGGGTGCCGCGAACCAGTGCGAAGAACCCCCGGCAGAGCCAAGCGAGTCGGCTGACCCATCGGACCCATCCACCCCTGCCCCGCTGAGCCCGTCGGCGTGGCCGGGCGGGCAGACCGTCAAGCCACTGCACGATGCCGATGAGGCCCGCGGCGACTGGTCCGGCCTGTTCTGGGAAGCGGCCGGCGCGTTCGGTAGCGACAAGCCATACCTGTGGGTTGCCGAAAACGGCAACGGAACGCTGCTGCGCCTGGACGGCACCGAAGCTAACCGCGGGGCTGAACTGCAGACGTTCACCCTCAAGTACGCTGACGGCACCGGAACCCCGGATGCCGAGGCCGTGACCCGCGCGGCCGGCGCCCCGAACAGCATCTTCGTGGGCACCGAACGCGACAACTCCAACAAGGGCACCTCCCGCCCGTCCGTGCTCGCGTTCACCACGCCATCCATCGACGATGCCGACGGTGAGCTGAAAGCCGCGAAAGAGTGGAACCTCGCACCTGACTTCCCGGGCCTGGGCGCTAACTCCGGCATCGAAGGCCTCACATGGATCCCGGACTCCTGGCTCGTTGAGAACAAGATCCACGACGAATCCACCGGCAAGCCATACGACCCATCCGCTTACCCCGCCCACCACGGCGGTGTGTTCGCGGTCGGCATCGAAGGCACGGGCCACGTCTACCTCTACGTCCTGAACGAAGACGGCTCCTTCCAGCGGATCGCCGACATCGAAACCGGCCTCGACGTGGTCGCCGAAGTCCTCTTCGATGCGCACCGCAGCCAACTGTGGGCTATCTGCGATGACGCATGCGAAGGCCGCATCGCCGTCCTCACCCCGGAAGCGGGCGCTGACACCGCAAGCGAGACTGATGCTGCAACAGACACAGACGCTGACAAGAAGGTGAGCGCTCGCTCGGCCACCACACAGTCCGCTGACGATGCGGCGGTAAAGCTCGCTGTAAGCCAAGTTCTGAACCGTCCAAGCGAAACCCAGAACTACGCTAATGAAGGCTTCGCGATCGCTGACATGAGCCAGTGCAAAGACGGCGCACTCCCAGTGTTCTACGCGGACGACAACAACACCGACGACGTCTCGCTACGCGAAGGCACCCTCACCACGAAATGCCCAACCGAGCAGCCACCAGTAGAGGAAGCACCGAGCGAAGACGCGCCGAGCGAGCAACCGAGCGAGGATGCTCCGTCGGATGAACCGAGCGAGCAGCCTTCCGAAGAGGCTCCATCGAGCCCGGCACCATCCTCGCCAGCACCTAGCACTCCGGTTCCAGATAACGCTGCCGTAACCACCCCAGGTAGCGGTTCCACGGATGCCGGTGCCAACACCGGTGGCGGTGACCTGGCTCGAACGGGTGCTGATGTCGCCTCGTGGATCACGCTCGCTGCCGCCGCGATGGTCGTCGGCGGCGCAGCCACCCTCGCCCTGCGCCGTAAGCATAGCGGTGCCGCGCAATAG
- a CDS encoding LysE family translocator — protein sequence METTAFLASLLPLLVTWAAGLMSPGPDLFVVLYRSLAGSRREGIAAALGITTSVGFYLALAFAGLGLLMRTVPWLGSALQIAGGAVLIWMGWGALRGWYAARNNPAIINAGGDWEKRAKEQQDAADQASNAAPSANPAHSSSTAQPSRTAPQGGPAILGFWGSWWRGCVTNLANPKFLIYITAMFAPFIAIERPLWQVSALLVLLLACTFGWFALIAFIAGAPALRTRMERWLQHLDLFAGLVFCALGLWFMIHGIIEVFS from the coding sequence GTGGAAACTACGGCTTTTCTCGCTTCCCTGCTCCCGTTACTTGTGACGTGGGCGGCCGGGCTCATGTCCCCCGGGCCGGATCTGTTCGTGGTTCTCTACCGTTCCTTGGCGGGCTCGCGGCGTGAAGGTATCGCCGCGGCACTCGGTATCACCACGTCCGTTGGGTTCTATCTCGCGTTAGCGTTCGCGGGCCTCGGTCTATTGATGCGCACCGTCCCGTGGCTCGGATCGGCGTTACAGATCGCCGGTGGCGCAGTTCTCATCTGGATGGGCTGGGGCGCCCTACGCGGCTGGTATGCAGCCCGCAACAACCCGGCCATCATCAACGCCGGCGGCGACTGGGAAAAGCGAGCCAAGGAACAACAAGACGCCGCGGATCAAGCATCGAACGCCGCCCCGTCCGCTAACCCAGCGCACTCTTCCAGTACGGCGCAGCCGTCTCGTACAGCGCCCCAGGGCGGGCCGGCAATACTGGGTTTCTGGGGTTCGTGGTGGCGCGGCTGTGTCACTAACCTCGCCAACCCTAAGTTCCTGATCTACATCACCGCGATGTTCGCGCCCTTCATCGCCATCGAGCGGCCGCTGTGGCAGGTCAGCGCACTACTCGTGTTGTTGCTTGCGTGCACGTTCGGTTGGTTCGCACTCATCGCGTTCATCGCTGGCGCCCCGGCCCTGCGTACGCGCATGGAACGATGGCTGCAACACCTCGACCTGTTCGCTGGCCTGGTCTTTTGCGCGCTGGGGCTGTGGTTCATGATCCACGGGATCATCGAGGTTTTCTCCTAA
- a CDS encoding MFS transporter: MASRTPKRRRRSLAVAAFGTVVEWYDFSIFFYVSTSLTRTFFHGDTSSLLLTLGVGAAGFLFRPLGAMVFGHLGERIGRKQALVISAMLMAVAMFGIAALPGYDVLGVWAGILLVALRCLAGFSVGAEYTGIMVYLMESAKQNRRGVAASWAAANSELGSLLAVGGAALLAQWLTADQMDTWGWRILFVVGGLLAAVMIPLRRSMDETQTFEKLQEAGVTQRRKGSPLIDVLKHQPKAVLVAFLFSSIGSVTYFLNITNIPTYLESTAEVSNQLALNLGAIAMVAAIIATPFIGLLSDRFGRRAMMLTLGLVLVVTTLPAYLLLAGSGNAGAATGVALLAVPAAGWSAVAAAAIPEQFSALGRFAGMAIGYNIAAAVFGGFSPMIATALIEATGNLYAPAYYATAVVVLFGAVLLWLMRDMAGKSLEEVDRDPALKKRR; the protein is encoded by the coding sequence TTGGCTTCCCGTACGCCCAAGCGGCGGCGACGCTCGCTCGCGGTGGCGGCGTTCGGGACGGTCGTCGAGTGGTATGACTTCTCGATTTTCTTCTATGTATCCACTTCGCTGACCCGCACGTTCTTCCACGGGGATACCTCCTCGTTACTGCTCACCCTCGGTGTTGGCGCGGCAGGGTTCCTCTTCCGCCCGCTGGGAGCCATGGTTTTCGGGCACCTGGGGGAGCGCATCGGGCGTAAACAAGCCCTTGTGATCTCCGCGATGCTGATGGCGGTAGCGATGTTCGGCATCGCGGCCCTGCCCGGCTATGACGTGCTCGGGGTGTGGGCAGGCATCCTGCTGGTGGCTCTGCGATGCCTCGCGGGATTCTCGGTGGGCGCTGAATACACCGGGATCATGGTGTACCTCATGGAGTCCGCGAAACAGAACCGGCGCGGAGTCGCCGCGAGCTGGGCTGCAGCGAACTCTGAACTCGGCTCCCTCCTTGCCGTGGGTGGGGCGGCACTGTTAGCGCAGTGGCTCACCGCTGATCAGATGGATACCTGGGGTTGGCGGATCCTGTTCGTGGTGGGCGGGCTGTTAGCGGCCGTCATGATTCCGTTGCGGCGGTCCATGGACGAGACGCAGACCTTCGAAAAACTCCAGGAAGCCGGGGTTACACAGCGGCGCAAAGGATCGCCCCTCATCGACGTTTTGAAGCACCAACCCAAAGCGGTGCTGGTCGCTTTCCTGTTTTCCTCGATCGGTTCGGTCACGTATTTCCTCAACATCACCAACATCCCCACCTATCTTGAGTCCACGGCGGAGGTTTCCAATCAGCTCGCGCTGAACCTGGGCGCTATTGCGATGGTCGCTGCGATTATCGCGACCCCGTTCATAGGCCTGCTTTCAGATAGGTTTGGGCGGCGCGCGATGATGCTCACGCTCGGGCTCGTGCTTGTGGTCACGACGTTGCCGGCATACCTGCTGTTGGCCGGCTCCGGCAACGCGGGTGCCGCTACAGGTGTTGCCTTGCTTGCGGTGCCGGCGGCGGGATGGTCCGCGGTCGCGGCGGCAGCGATCCCAGAACAGTTCAGTGCGCTGGGGCGTTTCGCAGGGATGGCGATCGGCTACAACATCGCTGCCGCGGTTTTCGGTGGGTTCTCTCCGATGATCGCTACAGCGTTGATCGAGGCGACCGGCAACCTGTATGCCCCGGCGTACTATGCCACGGCGGTCGTGGTGCTGTTCGGTGCCGTGTTGCTGTGGCTCATGCGGGATATGGCGGGTAAATCGCTGGAGGAAGTGGACCGCGATCCCGCGCTCAAAAAGCGCAGATAG
- a CDS encoding MFS transporter → MSASAAFSGHRRGSSGYRRMIIALFAAGVATFSQLYSFQGVLPQISQEQNVSEASAALTVSLATLGLAVAVLPWSIVADRRGRRATMRVAIVAAVALGLLVPWSPSFEVLLGLRFLEGLALGGIPAVALTYLADEVEAAVASVAAGTYIAGTTLGGLFGRMLAGPLGEIFGWRAGSFSVALSAAVAGLVFFLTAPEPRGFEPVQRKSARDIRLITKLGWGLKNPHLLALFVQSGLLMGGFVAVYNYMGFRLEAPPYLVPTSLASLVFLTYLAGTYTSAWAGRLASRKGRFVVLVGAALVMFTGLLITLIPWIPGIIVGLAIFTGGFFGAHAVASSWVPAIATRGRAQASSLYNLVYYTGSSLFGWAVGFAFQAANWGGVVIFVGVLICVAVFAAVKLLPRDLPPRDGATVA, encoded by the coding sequence ATGAGCGCATCTGCCGCCTTTAGTGGGCATCGCCGCGGTTCTTCCGGGTACCGGCGGATGATCATCGCGTTGTTCGCCGCCGGTGTTGCGACGTTCTCGCAACTGTATTCCTTCCAGGGTGTGCTTCCGCAGATCTCTCAAGAGCAGAACGTTTCCGAGGCGAGCGCGGCTCTGACGGTTTCGCTTGCCACACTCGGTTTGGCTGTGGCGGTGTTGCCGTGGTCGATCGTGGCGGATAGGCGTGGACGGCGCGCGACGATGCGTGTGGCGATCGTCGCGGCCGTTGCGTTGGGTCTGTTGGTTCCGTGGTCTCCGTCTTTCGAGGTCCTGTTGGGTTTGCGGTTCCTTGAAGGTCTCGCGTTGGGTGGTATCCCCGCGGTCGCGTTGACGTATCTTGCCGATGAGGTTGAGGCGGCCGTCGCCTCGGTGGCTGCCGGAACATATATTGCAGGCACGACGTTGGGCGGCCTGTTCGGACGGATGCTCGCCGGGCCGCTGGGCGAAATCTTCGGTTGGCGGGCAGGTAGCTTCTCCGTTGCGTTGAGTGCCGCTGTTGCGGGGCTCGTGTTCTTCCTGACTGCGCCGGAACCCCGCGGTTTCGAGCCCGTGCAACGTAAATCTGCGCGCGATATCCGGCTCATCACCAAACTCGGTTGGGGTTTGAAGAACCCACACCTCCTAGCGCTCTTCGTTCAAAGTGGCTTGCTTATGGGCGGGTTCGTCGCCGTCTATAACTACATGGGCTTCCGGCTCGAGGCCCCGCCGTACCTGGTTCCCACATCGTTGGCTTCCCTCGTGTTCCTGACCTACCTCGCCGGAACATACACCTCCGCGTGGGCGGGGCGGCTTGCGAGCCGCAAAGGCAGGTTCGTGGTGCTGGTCGGTGCGGCACTCGTGATGTTCACGGGGCTGTTGATCACCCTGATTCCGTGGATCCCGGGCATCATCGTGGGGCTTGCGATCTTCACCGGCGGGTTCTTCGGCGCACACGCAGTCGCATCCAGCTGGGTTCCGGCGATCGCAACACGCGGCCGAGCTCAAGCCTCAAGCCTTTATAACCTCGTCTACTACACCGGCTCATCCCTGTTCGGGTGGGCCGTCGGGTTCGCGTTCCAAGCCGCCAACTGGGGCGGGGTCGTGATCTTCGTGGGCGTGCTCATCTGCGTTGCCGTGTTCGCCGCCGTCAAGCTCCTGCCACGCGATCTACCGCCACGCGACGGCGCCACTGTCGCCTAA
- a CDS encoding biotin transporter BioY — protein MTTTVAGEPVRNARRSNPTLDVVLVAMFAALTAVMGLIPPITVGILPVPITLQTLAVMLAGALLGPWRGALSQVLLIALVAAGLPLLAGGRGGMGALLGPTGGYIFGWVLGALVIGLITVSFYDRARAAWINAVILFAACIVGGVLVVYLMGSGWLSMTTGMDIGTALKGNVVFIPGDTAKAVIATAVALLVHRSYRGLLAK, from the coding sequence ATGACTACGACTGTGGCAGGTGAGCCGGTACGCAACGCTCGCCGTTCGAACCCGACGCTGGATGTGGTTTTGGTGGCGATGTTCGCCGCGCTGACCGCCGTCATGGGGCTCATTCCGCCGATTACGGTCGGTATTTTGCCTGTCCCGATCACGTTGCAGACCCTCGCGGTCATGCTCGCAGGCGCGCTCTTAGGCCCTTGGCGCGGCGCGCTTTCGCAGGTCCTGCTGATCGCACTGGTCGCAGCTGGCCTGCCGCTGCTGGCCGGTGGCCGCGGCGGTATGGGTGCCCTATTGGGCCCGACGGGCGGCTACATTTTCGGTTGGGTCCTCGGCGCGCTCGTGATCGGTTTGATCACGGTATCGTTCTATGACCGTGCCCGGGCCGCTTGGATCAACGCCGTGATCCTGTTCGCGGCATGCATCGTAGGTGGCGTGCTGGTCGTCTACCTGATGGGTTCGGGGTGGCTCAGCATGACCACCGGCATGGACATCGGTACCGCTCTGAAAGGCAACGTCGTGTTCATCCCGGGTGATACCGCTAAAGCCGTGATTGCCACCGCAGTAGCGCTTCTGGTGCACCGCTCCTATCGCGGCCTCCTCGCCAAATAG
- a CDS encoding CPBP family intramembrane glutamic endopeptidase: MSSTPPQGPPPHGQPQYHPAYQPGPAYQPGPAHQQAGGQPPQQPQQHPQQPHPAHQQPQGKRKRFPHPVAQLDGFTWWDLGAAIAYVLLLFIGLGALILFIPGVAPLFNGNEALANVVVLLFTYAVVAVLAMIALGNELWKSFRTFRWYPLVKYLCIPGLWLGTQLVNVMIQAVWNHISGEMPRQSQNQQIAEGLATAVPWWLIGLAIVPLGPLVEEYFFRHLMIGKLSRWVNQWVLLVGSSVLFMGLHFVGAGEVPTVSTGAPYLVMGLVFGTAYILSGKSIAYSWVLHTLNNAVSLAVIYLVEPSGLTDVPPSTLWMGWLMHA, from the coding sequence ATGTCTTCAACCCCACCGCAAGGCCCACCGCCGCACGGTCAACCGCAGTACCACCCTGCCTATCAACCCGGCCCCGCTTATCAACCTGGGCCTGCACACCAGCAGGCGGGCGGTCAGCCGCCGCAACAACCGCAACAGCATCCGCAACAACCCCACCCTGCACATCAACAGCCGCAGGGTAAGCGTAAGCGTTTCCCGCATCCTGTAGCGCAACTGGATGGGTTCACGTGGTGGGACCTCGGGGCAGCTATCGCCTACGTCCTCCTGCTGTTTATTGGTCTGGGCGCGTTGATCCTGTTCATTCCGGGTGTCGCGCCGCTGTTCAACGGCAACGAGGCGTTAGCGAACGTTGTGGTTTTGCTGTTCACGTACGCGGTGGTTGCGGTGCTCGCGATGATCGCGTTGGGCAACGAGCTGTGGAAGTCCTTCAGGACGTTCCGTTGGTATCCGCTCGTTAAGTATTTGTGCATCCCGGGTTTGTGGCTGGGGACCCAGTTGGTGAACGTCATGATCCAGGCGGTGTGGAACCACATCTCGGGCGAGATGCCAAGGCAATCGCAGAATCAGCAGATCGCCGAAGGCCTCGCTACCGCTGTCCCATGGTGGCTCATCGGGCTTGCGATCGTTCCGTTGGGCCCGCTCGTTGAAGAGTATTTCTTCCGGCACCTGATGATCGGCAAACTATCCCGCTGGGTCAACCAGTGGGTTCTGCTGGTGGGCTCCTCCGTACTGTTCATGGGTTTGCACTTTGTGGGTGCCGGCGAGGTCCCGACCGTTTCCACAGGTGCGCCGTACCTGGTGATGGGCCTGGTTTTCGGCACCGCATATATTTTGAGCGGTAAATCGATCGCGTATTCGTGGGTTTTGCACACGCTCAATAACGCGGTTTCTTTAGCGGTCATATACCTCGTGGAGCCCAGCGGCCTCACAGATGTTCCCCCGAGCACGCTGTGGATGGGTTGGCTGATGCACGCATGA
- a CDS encoding IS481 family transposase: MSHPNAPLTAEGRRRLAVLIVEEGWTIRRAAERFQVSPATASKWAKRYLVGAPLTDRSCRPRRCPNRLSVRRERRIIALRFTRQWGPHRISYHLGIPRSTVGRVLARYQMPLLAHIDRGTGLPIRTPHIARYEKQAPGELVHVDIKKLGRIPDGGGHRMLGPEARKNGGYGKHGRGYAFLHHAIDDYSRLAYSEILTDEKKQTAAGFWQRAQEFFAQAGITVQAVMTDNGACYRSRLFNNTLGTKIKHQFTKPYRPQTNGKVERFNRTLTQEWAYAKTYYSDEARAATYEAWLHHYNHHRPHTGIGGQTPAQRVHNLTGNYN; this comes from the coding sequence ATGTCTCACCCTAATGCACCCTTGACTGCTGAGGGTCGCCGGCGTCTTGCCGTGCTTATCGTCGAGGAAGGCTGGACGATTCGTCGAGCCGCCGAACGTTTCCAAGTCTCACCGGCTACCGCATCGAAATGGGCCAAACGCTACCTCGTCGGCGCCCCACTGACGGATCGGTCCTGCAGGCCACGTCGCTGTCCTAACCGGTTGTCTGTTCGCCGAGAACGCCGGATTATTGCGCTGCGGTTCACCCGCCAGTGGGGCCCACACCGGATCAGTTACCACTTGGGTATCCCACGGTCCACGGTTGGTAGAGTCTTGGCCCGGTACCAGATGCCGTTACTGGCCCATATCGATCGAGGAACAGGACTGCCCATCAGGACACCGCACATCGCGCGGTATGAGAAACAAGCCCCAGGTGAGCTGGTGCATGTTGATATCAAGAAACTTGGGCGGATCCCCGATGGTGGTGGCCACCGTATGCTTGGACCCGAGGCGCGCAAGAACGGTGGGTATGGAAAACACGGCAGGGGCTATGCCTTCTTACATCACGCCATCGATGACTATTCGAGACTCGCGTATTCAGAGATCCTTACCGATGAGAAGAAACAGACCGCGGCCGGGTTCTGGCAACGCGCTCAGGAGTTTTTCGCTCAAGCTGGGATCACCGTACAGGCAGTGATGACCGATAACGGCGCCTGCTACCGCTCACGCCTGTTCAACAACACGCTCGGGACAAAGATTAAACACCAGTTCACCAAGCCCTACCGGCCTCAGACCAACGGCAAAGTCGAACGCTTCAACCGTACTCTGACCCAAGAATGGGCCTACGCTAAGACCTATTACAGTGACGAAGCCCGAGCAGCGACCTACGAAGCCTGGCTACATCACTATAATCACCACCGACCCCACACCGGAATCGGAGGCCAAACCCCCGCCCAACGCGTTCACAACCTCACGGGGAACTACAACTAG